From the genome of Psychroserpens ponticola, one region includes:
- a CDS encoding SDR family NAD(P)-dependent oxidoreductase produces the protein MKTYIIIGGSRGIGNAIVHTLLKHHKVINISRTKPELVHNNLMHYNCDILTDDLPEIEIADGLVYCPGSINLKPINRLNLDEFRSDYEINVIGAVKAIQKYLTIIKNGKNPSIILFSTVAAKLGMPFHASVAAAKSGVEGLVKSLGAELATTLRINAIAPTVTNTDLASKLLRNDKMIENIAERHPMKKFLQPEDVAGMAEFLLSEKSSSISGQIFEMDCGIVSFKL, from the coding sequence TTGAAAACATATATCATTATTGGAGGTAGTCGAGGTATTGGCAACGCAATAGTTCATACGCTACTTAAACATCATAAGGTGATTAATATTAGCAGAACAAAACCAGAGCTAGTGCACAACAACCTCATGCATTACAATTGTGACATTCTTACTGATGATTTACCAGAAATAGAAATAGCAGACGGCTTAGTCTATTGTCCTGGTAGTATCAATTTAAAACCGATAAATCGTTTAAACTTAGATGAATTTAGATCAGATTATGAAATAAATGTCATAGGTGCTGTAAAAGCGATTCAAAAGTATTTGACTATTATTAAAAATGGCAAAAACCCATCTATCATTTTGTTTAGTACAGTTGCTGCTAAATTAGGAATGCCATTTCATGCAAGTGTTGCAGCTGCTAAATCTGGAGTTGAAGGCTTAGTAAAATCATTAGGAGCAGAACTAGCTACCACACTTAGAATAAACGCTATTGCTCCTACTGTAACGAATACTGATTTAGCTTCAAAACTATTACGCAATGACAAAATGATTGAAAATATTGCAGAACGTCATCCAATGAAAAAATTCTTACAACCAGAAGATGTGGCTGGTATGGCTGAATTTTTATTATCCGAAAAATCAAGTTCAATTTCAGGACAAATCTTTGAAATGGATTGTGGAATCGTGAGTTTCAAATTATAA
- a CDS encoding glutathione peroxidase, with amino-acid sequence MDQTSIYDIKIKNLNGKPLELSNFKGKYILFVNVASKCGFTPQYKSLQELYDNYKDKLVVIGIPCNQFGKQEPGNAKAIESFCEINYGVTFPITEKLDVKGTNQHPLYTWLTQKQLNGSSNSSVKWNFQKYLVGPQGEFINYYFSLTSPTSSKITKHLK; translated from the coding sequence ATGGATCAAACTTCTATTTACGATATCAAAATTAAGAACCTTAACGGAAAACCTTTAGAACTATCAAATTTTAAAGGCAAATACATTCTCTTTGTTAATGTCGCATCAAAATGTGGATTTACACCTCAATACAAAAGCTTGCAAGAACTATATGATAATTATAAGGACAAGCTTGTTGTCATCGGTATTCCTTGCAATCAATTTGGAAAACAAGAACCAGGAAATGCAAAAGCTATTGAATCCTTTTGTGAAATAAATTATGGTGTCACCTTTCCTATAACCGAAAAATTAGATGTAAAAGGAACCAACCAACACCCTTTATATACTTGGCTAACTCAAAAGCAATTGAATGGATCATCAAATTCTAGTGTCAAATGGAATTTTCAGAAATATCTAGTTGGTCCACAAGGTGAATTTATCAACTATTATTTTTCGTTGACGTCACCAACAAGTTCAAAAATCACTAAACACTTAAAATAG
- a CDS encoding Lacal_2735 family protein: MFGLFKTSSEADKLQKKYKKLMKEWHTLSTTNRSESDKKYAEAEKIQEQIKHLQN; the protein is encoded by the coding sequence ATGTTCGGATTATTTAAGACAAGTTCTGAAGCTGATAAACTTCAAAAAAAGTATAAAAAACTTATGAAAGAATGGCATACATTATCGACTACAAATAGATCTGAAAGCGATAAAAAATACGCTGAAGCCGAGAAGATTCAAGAACAAATAAAGCACTTACAAAACTAA
- a CDS encoding TspO/MBR family protein — MKFFKPFIIFLIINFSALGIGSLFMANGPKGDWYMQLEKAPWTPEGWVFGAAWTIIMICFSIYMAFLYLKRFTKKVITLFIIQFILNISWNLLFFNLKLVDLALVNIILLTLIVIAFLITYAKDLKGKSLLILPYAIWLCIATSLNLYISLYN, encoded by the coding sequence ATGAAGTTCTTCAAACCATTCATCATTTTCTTAATCATTAACTTTAGTGCTTTAGGTATTGGCTCTTTATTTATGGCTAATGGTCCAAAAGGCGATTGGTATATGCAGTTAGAAAAAGCACCTTGGACTCCTGAAGGATGGGTTTTTGGAGCCGCTTGGACCATCATAATGATTTGCTTTTCAATTTATATGGCATTTCTGTATTTAAAACGATTCACCAAAAAAGTAATAACACTTTTTATCATACAGTTTATCCTTAATATAAGCTGGAACCTTCTGTTTTTTAATCTGAAATTAGTTGATTTAGCTTTAGTTAATATCATATTACTTACCTTAATTGTGATTGCATTTCTCATTACTTATGCTAAAGATTTAAAAGGTAAATCGCTATTAATCTTACCTTATGCTATTTGGCTATGCATTGCCACTTCACTCAATCTATACATTTCATTATATAATTAA
- a CDS encoding SRPBCC family protein: protein MKIYRLHKKQNLPISIDTAWEFLSNPKNLKTITPDYMGFHILSGADRPMFAGQIIQYIVTPVLGIKTKWVTEITHSVDKKYFVDEQRFGPYALWHHKHFIKEIDGGVEMEDIIDYKVPFGILGQLVHPCIVKPKLEEIFNYRTKKLEEIYGTYNS from the coding sequence ATGAAAATTTACAGGTTACATAAAAAGCAAAATTTACCTATATCAATTGATACCGCTTGGGAATTTTTATCCAATCCAAAAAACCTAAAAACAATAACACCAGATTATATGGGATTTCATATTCTCTCAGGAGCAGACAGGCCAATGTTTGCAGGACAAATCATTCAATATATTGTCACTCCAGTTTTAGGTATCAAAACAAAATGGGTGACTGAAATCACACATAGTGTAGACAAAAAGTATTTTGTTGATGAACAACGTTTCGGACCATATGCATTATGGCATCACAAGCATTTTATAAAAGAAATTGATGGAGGTGTTGAAATGGAAGACATTATAGATTATAAAGTCCCTTTCGGAATTTTAGGTCAACTCGTTCATCCATGTATTGTAAAACCAAAATTGGAAGAAATTTTCAATTATCGGACTAAAAAATTGGAAGAAATATACGGAACTTATAATTCATAA
- a CDS encoding cryptochrome/photolyase family protein has translation MKQPLNIFWFRRDLRLDDNVGLFNALTDEHPVLPIFIFDSEILSELPEDDARVTFIHDTLQNMLISLQNDYGSSLAIFHGKPIDIYKQLINDYEIHSVFTNHDYEPYAKQRDLEIKTLLSNHNIEFKTFKDQVIFEKDDVVKQDGKPYLVYTPYMKVWKTQFRSQNLEIYDTTSHFGNLIKNSEFPNLSLSDIGFTASKQKIAQYSVSSSLIQNYEATRNFPAKDATSRLGPHLRFGTVSIRKMVQKAISESNEVFWQELIWREFFMQILWHFPHTVKDAFKSKYDRIQWRNNETEFKHWCEGKTGYPLVDAGMRELNETGFMHNRVRMLVGSFLCKHLLIDWRLGEAYFAEKLHDYEMASNIGNWQWVAGSGVDASPYFRIFNPTTQIQKFDKNHNYIKKWVPEYQDVSYPGPMVDHKEARERCLKVYKEAVS, from the coding sequence ATGAAACAACCACTGAATATTTTCTGGTTTAGACGTGATTTACGTTTAGATGACAATGTTGGACTATTTAACGCATTAACAGACGAACACCCTGTATTACCTATTTTCATTTTTGATTCAGAAATCTTAAGCGAATTACCAGAAGATGATGCTAGAGTGACATTCATTCATGACACTTTACAAAACATGCTTATATCACTTCAAAATGACTATGGTAGTAGTTTAGCTATATTCCACGGAAAACCTATTGATATTTACAAGCAGTTAATTAACGACTATGAAATTCATTCTGTGTTTACAAATCACGATTATGAACCTTATGCGAAACAACGAGATTTAGAAATAAAAACCCTTTTATCTAATCATAATATTGAATTCAAAACATTCAAAGATCAAGTGATTTTTGAAAAAGATGACGTTGTAAAACAAGATGGAAAACCTTATTTGGTTTACACGCCTTATATGAAAGTTTGGAAGACACAGTTCAGATCTCAAAATCTAGAAATCTATGATACTACATCTCACTTCGGAAACCTTATTAAAAATTCAGAGTTCCCTAATCTAAGTCTCAGTGATATTGGGTTTACAGCATCAAAACAAAAGATTGCTCAATATTCTGTCTCGTCATCACTTATTCAAAACTATGAAGCCACAAGAAATTTCCCAGCGAAAGATGCTACATCACGATTAGGACCTCATCTACGCTTTGGAACGGTTAGCATTCGTAAAATGGTTCAAAAAGCTATTTCAGAATCCAATGAGGTGTTTTGGCAAGAATTAATTTGGAGAGAATTTTTCATGCAAATCTTATGGCATTTTCCACATACCGTTAAAGATGCTTTCAAATCGAAATACGATAGAATACAATGGCGTAATAATGAAACTGAATTTAAGCATTGGTGTGAAGGAAAAACAGGTTATCCGTTAGTAGATGCTGGAATGCGTGAACTCAACGAAACTGGCTTTATGCATAACAGAGTTCGGATGTTGGTTGGCAGCTTTTTATGCAAACATTTATTAATTGATTGGCGATTAGGCGAAGCTTACTTTGCTGAAAAATTACATGATTATGAAATGGCTAGTAATATTGGTAATTGGCAATGGGTTGCTGGTTCTGGTGTTGACGCTTCACCTTATTTTAGGATTTTCAATCCGACTACTCAAATACAGAAGTTTGACAAAAACCATAACTACATAAAAAAATGGGTTCCAGAATATCAAGACGTCTCCTATCCAGGACCAATGGTCGACCATAAAGAAGCTAGAGAGCGTTGTTTAAAAGTGTATAAGGAAGCTGTTAGCTAA
- a CDS encoding SnoaL-like domain-containing protein, with the protein MNTNDVAQKWAQMCREGKNLDCINELYADNVVSKEMPGMPGEVISGKQNVWNKSKEWLDSVEDFHASSISEPVVAGNWFTAKMGFDCTFKERGRQKMEEVCVYEVKDGKIASEQYFYSME; encoded by the coding sequence ATGAACACAAATGATGTCGCTCAAAAATGGGCTCAAATGTGCAGAGAAGGTAAAAATCTAGACTGTATAAACGAACTTTACGCAGATAATGTTGTAAGCAAAGAAATGCCTGGAATGCCTGGAGAAGTTATTTCAGGAAAACAAAATGTATGGAATAAAAGCAAAGAGTGGTTAGATAGTGTTGAAGATTTTCATGCGAGTTCTATTAGCGAACCTGTAGTTGCTGGCAACTGGTTTACAGCAAAAATGGGATTTGATTGCACGTTTAAAGAACGCGGAAGACAGAAGATGGAAGAAGTATGCGTATATGAAGTAAAAGATGGCAAAATTGCAAGTGAGCAGTATTTTTATTCAATGGAATAA
- the murA gene encoding UDP-N-acetylglucosamine 1-carboxyvinyltransferase, giving the protein MSTFIIEGGHQLKGKIQPQGAKNEALQILCAVLLTAEEVKIDNIPDIIDVNKLIALLKKLGVKINKVGKGSYTFKADDVNLNYLESAEFKEDGKGLRGSIMIVGPLLGRFGKGYIPKPGGDKIGRRRLDTHFEGFINLGAKFRYNKEDLFYGVEAKKLKGAYMLLDEASVTGTANIVMAAVFAEGTTTIYNAACEPYLQQLCKMLNRMGAKISGVGSNMLIIEGVDELGGTEHRMLPDMIEIGSWIGLAAMTKSELTITNVSWDDLGQIPSVFRKIGINIERQGDDIHIPAHINGYEVQNYIDGSILTVSDAPWPGFTPDLLSIILTVLTQARGAAVVHQKMFESRLFFVDKLIDMGAKIILCDPHRATVIGHDFKSTLKATTMTSPDIRAGVSLLIAALSAKGTSTIHNIEQIDRGYENIDERLRAIGAKITRVEGN; this is encoded by the coding sequence ATGTCAACATTTATTATTGAAGGAGGTCATCAATTAAAAGGTAAAATACAACCTCAAGGAGCAAAAAATGAAGCTTTACAAATTTTATGTGCAGTACTTTTAACTGCTGAAGAAGTTAAAATCGACAATATACCAGATATTATTGATGTCAATAAATTGATTGCTTTACTTAAAAAGTTAGGCGTTAAAATCAATAAAGTAGGAAAAGGCTCTTATACATTCAAAGCAGATGACGTAAATCTAAACTATCTTGAATCAGCAGAATTTAAAGAAGACGGAAAAGGATTAAGAGGTTCGATTATGATTGTTGGTCCGTTATTAGGACGTTTTGGTAAAGGATACATTCCGAAACCAGGAGGAGACAAAATTGGTCGTCGTCGTTTGGATACACACTTTGAAGGCTTCATAAATTTAGGAGCAAAATTCAGATATAATAAAGAAGATTTGTTCTATGGTGTTGAAGCAAAAAAATTAAAAGGAGCGTATATGCTCCTTGATGAAGCTTCTGTGACAGGAACTGCTAATATTGTTATGGCAGCTGTTTTTGCAGAAGGAACAACCACAATCTACAATGCAGCTTGTGAACCATACTTGCAACAGCTTTGTAAAATGCTCAACAGAATGGGCGCAAAGATTAGTGGTGTAGGTTCTAACATGTTAATTATTGAAGGTGTAGATGAGTTAGGTGGAACAGAGCACAGAATGCTTCCAGATATGATTGAAATTGGAAGTTGGATTGGTTTAGCCGCTATGACTAAAAGTGAACTGACAATTACAAACGTAAGTTGGGACGATTTAGGTCAGATACCAAGCGTCTTTAGAAAAATAGGAATCAATATCGAACGTCAAGGTGATGATATTCATATTCCTGCACACATTAATGGTTATGAAGTACAGAATTATATTGATGGTTCAATTTTAACTGTTTCTGATGCACCATGGCCAGGATTTACTCCAGATTTATTGAGTATTATCCTAACGGTCTTAACTCAAGCAAGAGGCGCAGCAGTTGTGCATCAAAAAATGTTTGAAAGCCGATTATTCTTTGTAGATAAGTTAATAGATATGGGAGCAAAAATTATTCTTTGTGATCCTCATAGAGCGACAGTTATTGGTCATGATTTTAAATCGACATTGAAAGCGACAACAATGACGTCGCCAGATATTAGAGCAGGAGTCTCTTTACTTATTGCAGCGTTATCTGCTAAAGGAACATCAACCATTCATAATATTGAACAAATTGATCGAGGTTATGAAAACATAGACGAACGTTTACGAGCTATTGGAGCTAAGATTACTAGAGTAGAAGGGAATTGA